In Mus musculus strain C57BL/6J chromosome 14, GRCm38.p6 C57BL/6J, the following are encoded in one genomic region:
- the Slc7a8 gene encoding large neutral amino acids transporter small subunit 2 isoform X2, whose amino-acid sequence MGQLLQCPMGHPGSRYLHSWEAPGPGSDHHHGYCADMQRNLPRAIFISIPLVTFVYVFANIAYVTAMSPQELLASNAVAVTFGEKLLGVMAWIMPISVALSTFGGVNGSLFTSSRLFFAGAREGHLPSVLAMIHVKRCTPIPALLFTCLSTLLMLVTSDMYTLINYVGFINYLFYGVTVAGQIVLRWKKPDIPRPIKVSLLFPIIYLLFWAFLLIFSLWSEPVVCGIGLAIMLTGVPVYFLGVYWQHKPKCFNDFIKSLTLVSQKMCVVVYPQEGNSGAEETTDDLEEQHKPIFKPTPVKDPDSEEQP is encoded by the exons ATGGGTCAACTGCTCCAGTGTCCGATGGGCCACCCGGGTTCAAGATATCTTCACAGCTGGGAAGCTCCTGGCCCTGGCTCTGATCATCATCATGGGTATTGTGCAGATATGCAAAG GAACCTTCCTAGAGCCATCTTCATCTCCATCCCACTGGTCACATTTGTGTACGTCTTTGCTAATATTGCATACGTCACTGCAATGTCCCCCCAGGAGCTGCTAGCCTCCAATGCAGTTGCTGTG ACTTTTGGAGAGAAACTCCTCGGGGTCATGGCCTGGATCATGCCCATTTCTGTTGCCCTGTCCACGTTTGGTGGAGTCAATGGCTCCCTCTTCACCTCCTCCCG GCTGTTCTTTGCTGGAGCCAGAGAAGGCCACCTTCCCAGTGTGTTGGCCATGATCCACGTGAAGCGCTGCACTCCAATCCCAGCCCTGCTCTTCACA TGCCTCTCCACCCTGCTGATGCTGGTCACCAGTGACATGTACACACTCATCAACTATGTGGGCTTCATCAACTACCTCTTCTATGGGGTAACGGTTGCAGGACAGATAGTCCTTCGCTGGAAGAAGCCTGACATTCCCCGCCCCATCAAG GTCAGCCTGCTGTTTCCCATTATCTACCTGCTGTTCTGGGCCTTCCTGCTGATCTTCAGCCTGTGGTCAGAGCCAGTGGTGTGTGGCATTGGCCTGGCCATTATGCTGACAGGAGTTCCTGTCTACTTCCTGGGTGTCTACTGGCAACACAAACCCAAGTGTTTCAATGACTTCATTA AGTCCCTAACCCTAGTGAGTCAGAAGATGTGTGTGGTCGTGTATCCCCAGGAGGGGAACTCGGGGGCTGAGGAAACAACTGATGACTTAGAGGAGCAACACAAGCCCATCTTCAAGCCTACTCCTGTCAAGGACCCGGATTCGGAGGAGCAGCCCTGA
- the Slc7a8 gene encoding large neutral amino acids transporter small subunit 2 isoform X1: MGIVQICKGEFFWLEPKNAFENFQEPDIGLVALAFLQGSFAYGGWNFLNYVTEELVDPYKNLPRAIFISIPLVTFVYVFANIAYVTAMSPQELLASNAVAVTFGEKLLGVMAWIMPISVALSTFGGVNGSLFTSSRLFFAGAREGHLPSVLAMIHVKRCTPIPALLFTCLSTLLMLVTSDMYTLINYVGFINYLFYGVTVAGQIVLRWKKPDIPRPIKVSLLFPIIYLLFWAFLLIFSLWSEPVVCGIGLAIMLTGVPVYFLGVYWQHKPKCFNDFIKSLTLVSQKMCVVVYPQEGNSGAEETTDDLEEQHKPIFKPTPVKDPDSEEQP, from the exons ATGGGTATTGTGCAGATATGCAAAG GAGAATTCTTCTGGCTGGAGCCAAAGAATGCATTTGAGAATTTCCAAGAACCTGACATCGGCCTCGTTGCTCTGGCATTCCTCCAGGGCTCCTTTGCCTATGGTGGCTGGAACTTCCTTAATTATGTGACTGAGGAACTTGTGGATCCTTACAA GAACCTTCCTAGAGCCATCTTCATCTCCATCCCACTGGTCACATTTGTGTACGTCTTTGCTAATATTGCATACGTCACTGCAATGTCCCCCCAGGAGCTGCTAGCCTCCAATGCAGTTGCTGTG ACTTTTGGAGAGAAACTCCTCGGGGTCATGGCCTGGATCATGCCCATTTCTGTTGCCCTGTCCACGTTTGGTGGAGTCAATGGCTCCCTCTTCACCTCCTCCCG GCTGTTCTTTGCTGGAGCCAGAGAAGGCCACCTTCCCAGTGTGTTGGCCATGATCCACGTGAAGCGCTGCACTCCAATCCCAGCCCTGCTCTTCACA TGCCTCTCCACCCTGCTGATGCTGGTCACCAGTGACATGTACACACTCATCAACTATGTGGGCTTCATCAACTACCTCTTCTATGGGGTAACGGTTGCAGGACAGATAGTCCTTCGCTGGAAGAAGCCTGACATTCCCCGCCCCATCAAG GTCAGCCTGCTGTTTCCCATTATCTACCTGCTGTTCTGGGCCTTCCTGCTGATCTTCAGCCTGTGGTCAGAGCCAGTGGTGTGTGGCATTGGCCTGGCCATTATGCTGACAGGAGTTCCTGTCTACTTCCTGGGTGTCTACTGGCAACACAAACCCAAGTGTTTCAATGACTTCATTA AGTCCCTAACCCTAGTGAGTCAGAAGATGTGTGTGGTCGTGTATCCCCAGGAGGGGAACTCGGGGGCTGAGGAAACAACTGATGACTTAGAGGAGCAACACAAGCCCATCTTCAAGCCTACTCCTGTCAAGGACCCGGATTCGGAGGAGCAGCCCTGA